The Flaviramulus sp. BrNp1-15 genome has a window encoding:
- a CDS encoding helicase HerA-like domain-containing protein has translation MSTKDTFFKYITEGNETKGDFIPIGAAMLDGETVTGAHVKIPLKTLNRHGLIAGATGTGKTKSLQVLAENLSDKGVPVLLMDIKGDLSGLAQPSPGHPKIDERHEKIGIPFEAKPFPVEILTLSEQDGVRLRATVSEFGPVLLSRILDLSETQSGIVAVIFQYCDDNKLPILDLKDFKKILQYATQEGKEEFAEAYGRISTASTGAILRKVVELEQQGADLFFGETSFDVQDLLRVDDDGRGYINIIRLTDIQDRPKLFSTFMLSLLAEIYSTFPEQGDSDRPELVMFIDEAHLIFDEASKALLNQIESIVKLIRSKGVGLYFVTQNPTDVPEAVLSQLGLKVQHALRAFTAKDRKAIKLTAQNYPDSEYYDTTEVLTSLGIGEALVSALDEKGRPTPLAATMMRAPMSRMDVLTDMELNTLLSKSKLVKKYNETIDRESAYELLNKKIEEAEAEEAKEKAREEQEALKKAESKKRTTSTRRKSSRMNPVVKVLTSATFIRSVFGILTKVMKK, from the coding sequence ATGAGTACTAAGGACACTTTTTTTAAATACATAACAGAAGGTAACGAAACGAAAGGCGACTTTATTCCTATTGGAGCAGCTATGTTAGATGGTGAAACTGTTACAGGAGCGCACGTTAAAATACCTTTAAAAACATTAAATAGACACGGATTAATTGCAGGAGCAACAGGTACCGGAAAAACAAAATCGCTTCAAGTATTAGCTGAAAACTTAAGTGATAAAGGTGTTCCTGTATTACTAATGGATATTAAAGGTGATTTAAGTGGTCTTGCACAACCAAGTCCGGGTCATCCAAAAATTGATGAACGCCATGAAAAAATAGGCATCCCTTTTGAAGCTAAACCTTTTCCTGTTGAAATTCTAACACTTTCTGAACAAGATGGTGTTAGGTTAAGAGCTACCGTAAGTGAATTTGGGCCCGTATTACTTTCAAGAATATTAGATTTATCTGAAACTCAATCTGGAATAGTTGCCGTTATTTTTCAATATTGTGATGATAACAAACTACCTATTCTAGACTTAAAAGATTTTAAAAAAATATTACAATATGCCACTCAAGAAGGTAAAGAAGAATTTGCAGAAGCTTATGGCAGAATTTCTACTGCTTCTACAGGTGCTATTTTACGTAAAGTTGTTGAGCTAGAACAACAAGGTGCTGATTTGTTTTTTGGAGAAACATCTTTTGATGTTCAAGATTTATTAAGGGTTGATGATGATGGTCGTGGTTATATTAATATCATCAGATTAACCGATATACAAGACAGACCTAAATTGTTTTCAACATTTATGTTGAGTCTTTTAGCAGAAATATATTCAACATTCCCAGAACAAGGTGATAGCGACAGACCAGAACTTGTTATGTTTATTGATGAGGCTCACTTAATTTTTGATGAAGCTTCAAAAGCCTTATTAAATCAAATTGAAAGTATTGTAAAGTTGATTCGAAGTAAAGGCGTAGGTTTATATTTTGTAACTCAAAACCCTACTGATGTTCCAGAAGCTGTACTAAGTCAATTAGGATTAAAAGTGCAACATGCATTACGAGCTTTTACCGCAAAAGATAGAAAAGCTATAAAACTAACCGCTCAAAACTATCCAGATTCTGAGTATTACGACACTACAGAAGTTTTAACCTCTTTAGGTATTGGTGAAGCTTTAGTTTCTGCTTTAGATGAAAAAGGTCGCCCTACTCCACTGGCTGCAACAATGATGCGTGCACCTATGAGTAGAATGGATGTTTTAACCGATATGGAATTAAACACCTTACTTTCTAAATCTAAATTGGTTAAGAAATACAACGAAACTATTGATAGAGAAAGCGCTTATGAATTACTTAACAAGAAAATTGAAGAAGCAGAGGCTGAAGAAGCAAAAGAAAAAGCACGAGAAGAACAAGAGGCATTAAAGAAAGCTGAATCTAAAAAAAGAACGACAAGTACTCGTAGAAAAAGCTCCAGAATGAACCCTGTTGTTAAAGTGCTAACTAGTGCCACTTTTATTAGAAGTGTTTTTGGTATTTTAACCAAAGTGATGAAAAAATAA
- a CDS encoding 7-carboxy-7-deazaguanine synthase QueE has protein sequence MNKDVQILVDKGEMLPLMEEFYTIQGEGYHKGTAAYFVRIGGCDVGCHWCDVKESWNANLHPPTETSKIVENAKKYSDTIVITGGEPLTWDMTSLTSQLKAEGLQVHIETSGAYKLTGTWDWICLSPKKMKLPTKEVYEKADELKVIVYNKDDFRFAEEQAAKVNKNCILYLQPEWSKRDKVIPEIVDYVMKNPKWKVSLQTHKYLNIP, from the coding sequence ATGAATAAAGATGTACAAATATTGGTAGATAAAGGCGAAATGTTGCCTTTAATGGAGGAGTTTTATACGATTCAAGGAGAAGGCTATCACAAAGGAACTGCGGCTTATTTTGTGCGTATTGGCGGATGCGATGTGGGTTGCCATTGGTGTGATGTGAAGGAAAGTTGGAATGCTAATTTACATCCTCCTACTGAGACGTCTAAAATTGTTGAAAACGCTAAAAAATATAGCGATACTATTGTTATAACAGGTGGCGAACCTCTAACTTGGGATATGACAAGTTTAACATCTCAATTAAAAGCTGAAGGTTTGCAAGTGCATATTGAAACATCGGGTGCATACAAATTAACAGGCACTTGGGATTGGATATGCTTATCACCAAAAAAAATGAAACTTCCAACCAAAGAAGTGTATGAAAAGGCAGATGAGCTAAAAGTAATTGTTTATAATAAAGATGATTTTCGCTTCGCGGAAGAACAGGCTGCTAAAGTAAATAAAAACTGTATTTTATATTTACAACCCGAGTGGAGTAAACGAGATAAAGTGATTCCAGAAATTGTAGATTACGTTATGAAAAACCCAAAATGGAAAGTATCTCTTCAAACACATAAGTATTTGAATATTCCATAA
- a CDS encoding DUF2911 domain-containing protein has product MKKSTLLTTIAFAFIMLLTVNVNAQKFSGIDKSPLDIAYYKTDRNSPPMVKVIYSRPQLKGRALSNLAPNGKVWRTGANEATEIKFYQDTNFGGKTVKAGTYSLFTIPGETEWTIILSNDLDVWGAYSYKEGNDVLRVKAPVSSGDSVEAFSIAFDDGKMHLAWGTTRVSVPVSK; this is encoded by the coding sequence ATGAAAAAATCAACCTTATTAACAACCATTGCTTTTGCATTTATTATGCTTTTAACAGTAAATGTAAATGCTCAAAAATTTTCTGGAATAGACAAAAGTCCACTTGATATAGCTTACTATAAAACCGATAGAAATTCTCCACCAATGGTTAAAGTTATTTACAGCAGACCTCAACTTAAAGGAAGAGCATTAAGTAACCTTGCTCCTAATGGAAAAGTTTGGAGAACTGGTGCTAACGAAGCTACTGAAATTAAGTTTTATCAAGACACCAATTTTGGAGGTAAAACTGTAAAAGCTGGAACATATTCTTTATTTACTATTCCTGGAGAAACCGAATGGACTATTATTTTAAGTAACGATTTAGATGTTTGGGGAGCATATAGCTACAAAGAAGGCAACGATGTGTTGCGTGTAAAAGCACCTGTAAGTTCTGGAGATTCTGTTGAAGCATTTTCTATTGCTTTTGATGATGGAAAAATGCATTTAGCCTGGGGAACAACCAGAGTTTCTGTACCTGTTAGCAAATAA